Proteins from a single region of Thermotoga maritima MSB8:
- a CDS encoding FeoA family protein produces MKLSRLVPGVPARIKRLEVSGELHEKLVGMGFVPGEEIEIVQVAPLGDPIVCKIGNRNITLRKREADLIEVEVVGGELPLILADDGTYEITKLNGGRRFLFRMKNLGIESGKKIQVSGRRYYIEGREIDLGYGEATKIWVRRVSDAGEESHPQK; encoded by the coding sequence GTGAAACTTTCAAGACTCGTACCAGGAGTTCCCGCAAGAATAAAAAGACTCGAAGTTTCCGGAGAACTGCATGAAAAACTCGTGGGAATGGGATTCGTTCCAGGTGAAGAAATAGAAATCGTTCAAGTCGCTCCCCTGGGAGATCCCATCGTTTGCAAGATTGGGAATAGGAACATCACATTGAGAAAAAGAGAAGCGGATCTCATAGAAGTGGAAGTCGTGGGAGGAGAATTGCCTTTGATCCTTGCAGACGATGGAACTTACGAGATAACCAAACTAAATGGTGGAAGGAGATTTCTTTTTAGAATGAAGAACCTTGGAATCGAATCAGGTAAGAAAATACAGGTTTCAGGAAGGAGATACTACATAGAAGGAAGGGAAATAGATTTAGGATACGGCGAAGCAACCAAGATATGGGTGAGGAGGGTCAGCGATGCCGGTGAAGAGTCTCACCCGCAGAAGTGA
- a CDS encoding DUF362 domain-containing protein, whose protein sequence is MRGCFSVTGVEDVCERLGVPCVPLDDPVEVSGEVFQKIKISRKVLEADKVVNLPKLKTHSQMVMTLGVKNTFGCVVGLEKSSWHMRAKNYDDFANLLIDIHRIVSPVLTILDGVEGMEGNGPTNGKKKHFGLVAVSKNAFALDDAVCKALGIDHVVYTVQHARKRRVVPDYEIVGTFHASIQLPSTVSTLDRLSRTFSRFFVKYPKIDTRKCVKCRLCEERCPASAIDISSQRIDYQKCIRCYVCHEVCPQDAIKLVRRLV, encoded by the coding sequence TTGCGAGGCTGTTTTTCTGTCACAGGTGTTGAAGATGTTTGTGAAAGACTGGGCGTTCCATGTGTTCCTTTGGATGATCCTGTGGAAGTCAGCGGAGAAGTGTTTCAGAAGATAAAAATTTCCAGGAAGGTTCTTGAAGCAGACAAGGTGGTTAATCTTCCAAAATTGAAGACCCACTCCCAAATGGTTATGACACTCGGAGTGAAAAACACCTTCGGATGTGTGGTGGGTCTCGAAAAATCTTCCTGGCACATGAGGGCAAAGAATTACGACGATTTCGCGAATCTGTTGATAGACATTCATCGAATCGTGTCTCCAGTTCTCACGATTCTCGACGGTGTGGAGGGTATGGAAGGAAACGGACCCACAAACGGTAAAAAGAAACATTTTGGCCTTGTGGCTGTTTCGAAAAATGCTTTTGCTCTCGACGACGCTGTCTGCAAAGCTTTAGGAATAGATCATGTTGTTTACACGGTTCAGCATGCTCGAAAAAGAAGAGTAGTTCCTGATTATGAAATTGTGGGAACGTTCCACGCTTCTATACAACTTCCTTCCACCGTCTCCACCCTCGATAGACTATCCAGAACCTTTTCAAGGTTCTTTGTGAAGTATCCAAAGATCGACACCAGAAAGTGCGTGAAGTGTCGGCTCTGCGAGGAACGATGCCCCGCCTCGGCCATAGATATCTCCTCTCAGAGAATCGACTACCAGAAGTGCATAAGATGCTACGTCTGCCATGAAGTCTGCCCTCAGGATGCCATAAAGCTTGTCAGAAGACTCGTATAG
- a CDS encoding outer membrane beta-barrel protein, translating to MKKLLVILLAVVAVGAFAFSLEDLKVSVFGNYNFVVSATSTTSDATAANYLDFGLDLTYPVAENMELGLGLGFAYLLGTDATPLFSVDATPSQNALDLFAVFKYSIELDRESRVVIRGFGGPSWPMAKFDFGKFGWVFGVGASYTRDFEGLVVGLGAGVEMRIYEKNNVIAIPVGGNFEINF from the coding sequence ATGAAAAAGCTTCTTGTGATTCTTCTCGCGGTAGTGGCAGTGGGAGCTTTCGCTTTCTCGCTGGAGGATCTGAAGGTCAGCGTTTTTGGGAATTATAATTTTGTTGTTTCTGCGACATCTACAACTTCCGATGCTACGGCCGCTAATTACTTGGATTTTGGTCTCGATCTCACATATCCGGTAGCAGAAAATATGGAGCTGGGTCTTGGGCTTGGTTTTGCTTATCTTCTTGGTACTGATGCTACTCCTCTTTTCTCTGTTGATGCTACTCCGAGTCAGAACGCACTCGATCTGTTTGCTGTTTTCAAATACTCCATTGAACTCGACAGAGAATCCAGAGTTGTCATAAGGGGATTCGGTGGACCCAGCTGGCCTATGGCCAAGTTCGATTTTGGTAAATTCGGTTGGGTCTTTGGTGTTGGTGCCAGCTACACAAGAGACTTTGAAGGACTCGTAGTTGGACTCGGTGCAGGTGTTGAAATGAGAATCTACGAGAAAAACAACGTGATCGCAATCCCCGTTGGAGGAAACTTTGAGATCAACTTCTGA
- a CDS encoding HD domain-containing protein, with amino-acid sequence MIQMFINLLETIPSLGRHSFQVAFLSAQIAEKMNLDPNVSFLSGLIHDLGLILPYEGKTLLDEIDDTFVIVRDTPGKPLHLHSILGSFITDYVEKLKPISPIVLKHHFPASYLDKTEENLISNIVFISDQVSRYTMINLDVSPRDILIALEDMKSFFFPEVFEACREVLNTEFVQWQLENILAGYDVTDLLDHHVRNCPDCDKKDLIQIGKIVSFIVDTKSEFTTSHTWRVAVFSEKMAEKAGRNSEDLFIAGLYHDIGKISVSYKILEKPAKLSDEEYAIMKKHVYFSYLILLPYKDENWFLPAVRHHERLDGYGYPFRLKGEEMTLEDKIIQVADVFSALLEERPYRPANTVEKALSMVREEVKKKKLSQEAFELLESSLEDFDLSSIEVGREIRKEIRTFVNRVVEKFGDYVL; translated from the coding sequence ATGATACAGATGTTTATCAATTTACTGGAAACGATCCCTTCACTGGGAAGACACTCATTTCAGGTCGCTTTTCTTTCCGCTCAGATCGCAGAAAAAATGAATCTTGATCCCAACGTTTCATTCTTATCTGGATTGATCCACGATCTGGGACTGATTCTGCCATACGAAGGGAAAACGCTGCTGGATGAAATAGACGACACTTTCGTTATCGTGCGGGACACCCCGGGCAAACCCCTTCACCTTCACAGCATCCTTGGGAGTTTCATCACCGATTACGTCGAGAAACTGAAGCCCATATCCCCCATCGTTTTGAAACATCATTTCCCCGCCTCGTACCTGGACAAAACAGAAGAGAATCTGATCTCCAACATCGTCTTCATCTCGGACCAGGTTTCAAGATATACAATGATCAATTTAGACGTTTCACCCAGAGATATCCTCATAGCTCTTGAAGATATGAAGAGCTTCTTCTTTCCGGAGGTGTTCGAAGCATGCAGAGAGGTTCTGAACACGGAGTTTGTCCAGTGGCAACTTGAGAATATTCTTGCAGGATACGATGTTACAGACTTGCTGGATCACCACGTAAGAAATTGTCCGGACTGTGACAAGAAAGACCTGATTCAAATTGGGAAAATCGTATCGTTCATCGTGGATACCAAAAGCGAATTCACCACCAGCCACACCTGGAGAGTCGCAGTCTTCTCAGAAAAAATGGCAGAAAAAGCCGGCAGAAACAGTGAGGATCTCTTCATCGCTGGTCTGTACCACGACATTGGTAAAATCAGCGTGAGTTACAAAATTCTCGAAAAACCAGCAAAACTCAGTGATGAAGAATACGCTATTATGAAAAAGCACGTCTATTTCTCCTATCTCATCCTTCTCCCCTACAAAGATGAAAACTGGTTCTTACCCGCGGTAAGGCACCATGAGAGGCTCGACGGTTATGGCTATCCTTTTAGACTGAAAGGGGAAGAAATGACCCTTGAAGATAAAATAATCCAGGTTGCCGACGTGTTCAGCGCACTTTTAGAGGAAAGGCCTTACAGACCTGCGAACACCGTGGAAAAAGCCCTGAGCATGGTGCGCGAAGAAGTGAAGAAAAAGAAGTTATCTCAAGAAGCCTTCGAGTTACTTGAATCATCCCTGGAAGACTTCGATCTCAGCAGTATAGAGGTGGGAAGAGAGATTAGAAAAGAGATCAGAACGTTTGTGAATAGAGTGGTCGAAAAATTCGGAGATTACGTTCTTTAG
- the folP gene encoding dihydropteroate synthase, with translation MVYTTPWNRKIEFGRTMVMGIINVTPDSFFADSRKQSVLEAVETAKKMIEEGADIIDVGGMSTRPGSDPVDEEEELNRVIPVIRAIRSITDVPISVDTYRWRVALKALEAGADIVNDISGYQFEPDIVRVVSENNVPYVLMHIKGTPKTMQENPHYEDVVKEIKEYFTEKIEYLKEKGVNQIVLDPGIGFGKRYEDNLEILRRIDEFKELKLPILIGASRKSFIGITLGNVPPEERLEGTLAVTAYCTMKGVDIIRVHDVLPNKRVIRMMEAILWQRL, from the coding sequence GTGGTTTACACAACTCCATGGAACAGAAAGATCGAGTTTGGAAGAACGATGGTTATGGGAATAATAAACGTCACACCGGACTCCTTCTTCGCTGATTCCAGAAAACAGAGCGTACTCGAAGCGGTGGAAACCGCAAAGAAGATGATAGAAGAAGGTGCTGACATAATAGACGTGGGAGGAATGTCCACCCGTCCCGGATCAGATCCCGTCGATGAGGAAGAAGAATTGAACAGAGTGATTCCCGTGATAAGAGCGATCAGATCGATAACCGACGTTCCGATTTCCGTAGATACATACAGGTGGAGGGTGGCTTTGAAAGCTCTTGAAGCCGGAGCGGATATCGTAAACGATATCAGCGGTTATCAATTCGAACCGGATATCGTCAGAGTAGTTTCTGAAAACAACGTCCCTTACGTTCTCATGCACATAAAAGGAACGCCAAAGACGATGCAGGAAAATCCTCATTACGAAGATGTGGTGAAGGAGATAAAAGAGTACTTCACAGAAAAAATAGAGTATCTAAAAGAAAAAGGTGTGAACCAGATCGTTCTGGACCCGGGTATCGGGTTTGGAAAAAGATACGAAGACAACCTCGAAATTCTTCGAAGGATCGACGAATTCAAAGAGTTAAAACTGCCCATCCTCATAGGTGCTTCAAGAAAATCTTTCATAGGAATCACCTTGGGAAACGTGCCCCCCGAAGAAAGACTTGAAGGTACTCTTGCGGTCACCGCGTACTGCACGATGAAAGGAGTAGATATAATTCGGGTACACGATGTCCTCCCTAACAAGAGGGTGATAAGAATGATGGAGGCGATACTCTGGCAAAGGTTGTAA
- a CDS encoding M24 family metallopeptidase codes for MDRSERLIQLISEEGIDAFLIMNIENSARASSVYFSGFTGSFSIILISENTRLLITDSRYTVQAKQETDFEVREVKGGDFIDVLKKTVNDLKIKTIALEEERVSLSLFRRISSAFGDRKFIGIDDEVKQMRMVKDEGEIEKIKQAIEISERAFLETVQQIRAGMTEKEIAALLEYTMRKEGAEGVAFDTIVASGCRSALPHGKASDKVVERGDVIVIDFGATYENYCADITRVVSIGEPSDEVKEVHSIVLEAQERALKIAKAGVTGKLLDSVAREFIREKGYGEFFGHSLGHGIGLEVHEGPAISFRNDSPLPENVVFTVEPGIYLEGKFGIRIEEDVVLKEQGCEILTTLPRSIFVV; via the coding sequence ATGGACAGATCAGAAAGATTGATTCAACTCATCTCTGAAGAGGGCATTGACGCTTTTCTGATAATGAACATAGAAAACTCCGCCAGGGCATCTTCGGTTTACTTTTCCGGATTCACCGGATCTTTTTCTATCATTCTCATCTCCGAAAACACAAGGCTTCTCATAACCGACTCCAGATACACAGTTCAAGCCAAGCAGGAAACGGATTTCGAGGTGAGGGAAGTAAAAGGTGGGGATTTCATTGATGTTCTCAAAAAAACGGTGAATGATCTGAAAATAAAAACGATTGCTTTGGAAGAAGAAAGGGTTTCTCTTTCACTTTTCCGGAGGATTTCGAGTGCCTTTGGAGATAGAAAGTTCATAGGAATAGATGATGAAGTCAAGCAGATGAGGATGGTGAAAGACGAAGGAGAAATCGAGAAGATAAAACAGGCAATAGAGATCTCTGAAAGAGCCTTCCTCGAAACGGTACAGCAGATCAGAGCTGGAATGACAGAAAAAGAGATCGCCGCCCTTCTCGAATACACGATGAGAAAAGAAGGAGCGGAGGGTGTAGCTTTTGACACCATAGTGGCTTCAGGCTGTAGATCCGCACTTCCACACGGTAAAGCCTCAGACAAAGTAGTTGAGAGAGGGGACGTGATTGTGATAGACTTCGGGGCCACATATGAGAATTACTGTGCTGATATCACCCGTGTTGTTTCCATAGGAGAACCATCCGACGAAGTAAAGGAAGTTCACAGTATAGTTCTCGAAGCACAGGAAAGGGCTCTCAAAATTGCAAAGGCAGGTGTGACGGGAAAACTACTCGATTCGGTTGCCAGGGAATTTATACGGGAAAAAGGTTACGGTGAGTTCTTCGGACACAGTTTGGGACACGGGATAGGCCTCGAAGTACACGAAGGACCAGCCATCAGCTTCAGAAACGATTCTCCACTTCCAGAAAACGTTGTTTTCACCGTAGAACCCGGAATTTATCTGGAGGGAAAGTTCGGTATAAGGATAGAAGAAGACGTGGTCTTGAAAGAGCAAGGCTGTGAAATACTCACTACTCTGCCGAGATCTATCTTCGTCGTCTGA
- a CDS encoding ABC transporter ATP-binding protein, producing the protein MSPEKFLLRYAKKYWYLFLVGTVLSLILTVMEILPPRLMKTAIDKFLVESTLSSFERLNGIVITAFIILGIRVLSFLVGFASSYVTGYAGSRIVLLMRKDVFSHVISLPYSFFTGIPSGVVTTRIVNDTQNIQEFFSSVVTSVIMDVLLLGAVVVSLVQLSRELFGHVYYLLPLIVISILLFRYFDRRAYRKVRTNLARLNAFLAEHIAGINVTKILNLEKHKEREFSTVATEYYRSLMEQLYVFGVFRPLMDFLYFLGVSLVLWYGARYIANKTLGFGSLYAFVSYLDMFFRPLRDLSEKYDIIQNSMASSEKILNLLKEEPEVIGNPNGPNKISKGRVRFENVWFSYDGKNWVLKDINLDFQPGKLYAIVGETGGGKSTLMSLINGLYIPQKGNIFIDEIPLLEYNLKLVRKQIAAVPQDVLLFSGTILDNIRLFDESIPEERVLEALKRVHALDIIERLPGGVYYEIVERGTTLSAGERQLIALARAVLFDAKIFILDEATSNVDVITETKIQEALEELSKDRTVIMIAHRLSTVKDVDEIVVVHNGRIVEKGNHYELLEKRGFYYNLYKIQFENA; encoded by the coding sequence TTGAGTCCGGAGAAGTTTCTGCTAAGGTACGCTAAAAAATACTGGTATCTTTTTCTTGTAGGAACTGTACTATCTCTGATTCTCACAGTGATGGAAATCCTCCCACCCCGTTTGATGAAAACGGCGATAGATAAGTTTCTTGTGGAAAGTACTTTATCTTCGTTTGAGCGTTTGAACGGTATTGTAATAACGGCCTTTATAATTTTAGGAATTCGCGTCCTTTCCTTTCTGGTGGGGTTTGCGAGTTCTTATGTAACAGGATACGCAGGCTCAAGGATAGTCCTTCTGATGAGAAAAGATGTGTTTTCCCATGTCATTTCACTTCCGTATTCTTTTTTCACAGGAATACCTTCCGGAGTAGTTACCACCAGGATCGTTAACGACACACAGAATATCCAGGAGTTCTTCTCTTCTGTTGTGACCAGTGTGATTATGGATGTTCTCCTTTTGGGAGCGGTCGTTGTTTCTCTCGTCCAGCTCAGTCGTGAGCTTTTTGGCCACGTCTATTACCTTTTGCCTTTGATCGTCATTTCGATCCTCCTGTTCAGATACTTCGACAGGAGGGCTTATCGTAAGGTCAGAACCAACCTCGCCCGCCTCAACGCCTTCCTGGCAGAGCATATAGCGGGTATCAACGTGACAAAAATCTTGAATCTGGAAAAACACAAAGAAAGGGAGTTTTCCACAGTGGCCACAGAGTATTACAGGTCCTTGATGGAGCAGCTTTACGTTTTCGGAGTCTTTCGTCCCCTTATGGATTTTCTCTACTTTCTGGGAGTGAGTCTTGTTTTATGGTACGGTGCCAGGTATATCGCGAATAAAACCCTTGGATTCGGTTCTCTGTACGCTTTTGTATCTTACCTCGATATGTTCTTCAGGCCTCTCAGAGACCTTTCTGAGAAGTACGATATAATCCAGAACTCCATGGCATCCTCCGAGAAAATTTTGAACCTCTTAAAAGAAGAACCAGAGGTCATAGGAAATCCAAATGGACCGAATAAGATTTCAAAAGGTCGTGTTCGTTTTGAGAACGTGTGGTTTTCGTACGACGGAAAGAACTGGGTGCTGAAGGACATAAACTTGGATTTTCAACCAGGGAAACTGTACGCGATAGTGGGAGAAACAGGTGGTGGGAAATCCACTCTCATGAGCCTGATAAACGGTCTTTACATACCACAGAAGGGAAATATATTCATCGATGAGATTCCGCTTCTGGAGTACAATTTAAAACTCGTGAGAAAACAGATAGCAGCTGTCCCGCAAGATGTGCTGCTGTTTAGCGGTACGATCCTCGATAATATCAGGCTTTTCGATGAGAGCATACCAGAAGAACGGGTTCTCGAAGCACTGAAAAGAGTTCATGCTCTGGATATAATAGAGAGGTTACCCGGAGGTGTTTATTACGAAATAGTCGAAAGAGGAACCACTCTCTCAGCAGGCGAAAGACAACTCATAGCGCTCGCGAGGGCCGTTTTATTTGACGCGAAGATCTTCATTCTTGATGAAGCGACGAGCAACGTGGATGTTATAACAGAGACAAAGATTCAGGAAGCTTTAGAAGAGCTTTCGAAAGACAGGACAGTGATAATGATCGCACACAGACTCTCTACTGTGAAAGACGTCGATGAAATAGTGGTAGTCCACAATGGTAGGATTGTAGAGAAAGGCAATCACTATGAACTGTTAGAGAAGAGAGGATTTTACTACAACCTTTACAAGATACAGTTCGAAAATGCGTAG
- a CDS encoding NTPase — translation MKILITGRPGVGKTTLIKKLSRLLQNAGGFYTEEMREGEKRIGFKIITLDGEEGILARTDLPSPYRVGKYYVNLKDLEEIGVRSLERAFQEKDLIIVDEIGKMELLSRKFREVVEKIFDSEKDVIATIKKSSDPFVEKIKNRNDVVIFELNEKNRNSLLNEILSVLKFNRGEKQ, via the coding sequence ATGAAAATCCTTATCACCGGAAGGCCAGGTGTTGGGAAAACCACTTTAATCAAGAAACTATCACGCCTCCTGCAGAACGCAGGGGGCTTTTACACTGAAGAGATGAGAGAGGGCGAAAAAAGAATCGGTTTCAAGATCATCACCTTAGATGGTGAGGAAGGAATACTAGCAAGAACAGATCTCCCTTCTCCATACAGAGTGGGTAAATACTACGTGAATCTAAAAGACCTGGAAGAAATCGGTGTAAGATCGCTCGAAAGAGCCTTTCAGGAGAAAGATCTGATCATCGTAGACGAGATAGGGAAGATGGAACTCCTATCCAGGAAATTCCGGGAAGTAGTCGAAAAAATCTTCGACAGCGAGAAAGATGTGATAGCCACAATCAAAAAATCGAGCGATCCATTCGTAGAAAAGATCAAAAACAGAAATGATGTCGTCATCTTTGAGCTGAACGAGAAAAATCGTAACTCTCTGTTGAACGAAATTCTGTCTGTTTTAAAATTCAATCGAGGTGAAAAACAATGA
- the folE2 gene encoding GTP cyclohydrolase FolE2, translating into MKDVQNEKDPRMVPLKKVGIKDLHWPLKVILKEDGYQSTVAQISCSVDLHREKRGIHMSRFIEVLNKLEVITPQIFEEILDDLIEIMEAKRAHLEIHFPYFIWKESPVSRKKSPLKVDCFVEAEKEKNFSFKIGVRTPVHTLCPCSKEISDYGAHNQRAFVEITVKTRKFIWFEDLVEIAEKNASSPLYTLLKRPDEKFVTEKAYENPRFVEDVARDVALELEKDPRITWYRVYVESMESIHNHNAFACVEKGDFVLEG; encoded by the coding sequence TTGAAGGATGTTCAGAACGAAAAAGACCCAAGGATGGTCCCTCTAAAAAAGGTGGGAATAAAAGATCTGCACTGGCCTCTCAAGGTGATTCTCAAGGAAGATGGATACCAGTCCACCGTTGCTCAGATTAGCTGTTCAGTGGATCTTCACCGTGAAAAAAGGGGAATACACATGAGCAGATTCATAGAAGTTCTAAACAAACTGGAAGTGATAACTCCTCAAATCTTCGAAGAGATTCTGGATGATCTCATAGAAATCATGGAAGCAAAGAGGGCACACCTGGAGATCCACTTTCCTTACTTCATATGGAAGGAGTCTCCTGTTTCCAGAAAGAAATCGCCGTTGAAAGTGGACTGCTTCGTTGAAGCAGAAAAGGAGAAGAATTTTTCTTTCAAAATTGGGGTCAGAACACCTGTCCACACACTCTGCCCGTGTTCAAAAGAGATCAGCGATTACGGTGCTCACAACCAGAGGGCTTTCGTTGAAATAACGGTGAAAACCAGAAAGTTCATCTGGTTCGAAGATCTGGTAGAAATAGCGGAGAAAAACGCAAGCTCTCCTCTTTACACCCTGCTGAAGAGGCCGGACGAAAAATTCGTCACGGAAAAGGCTTATGAGAATCCCCGATTCGTAGAGGATGTGGCAAGAGACGTGGCACTGGAACTGGAGAAAGATCCAAGGATCACCTGGTACAGAGTCTACGTGGAAAGTATGGAAAGCATACACAACCACAACGCGTTCGCCTGTGTAGAAAAAGGAGATTTCGTTCTGGAGGGATGA
- the folK gene encoding 2-amino-4-hydroxy-6-hydroxymethyldihydropteridine diphosphokinase, with translation MEKALEEMNKRNIKVEKVSSVIETEPYGYEDQPRFLNAVCIAQTPLSPHELLNTLLQIERNMGRVRTIRWGPRIIDLDIVFYEDLVLSEEDLIIPHPDAHNRTFVLEPLCEIAPDLIHPVMGKTVRELLEDLRRRR, from the coding sequence ATAGAAAAAGCCCTTGAGGAAATGAACAAGAGAAATATAAAGGTGGAAAAAGTCTCCTCCGTAATAGAAACAGAACCATACGGCTACGAAGATCAACCGAGGTTCCTGAACGCGGTTTGTATCGCACAAACACCGCTTTCTCCTCACGAACTGCTGAATACACTTCTTCAAATAGAGAGAAACATGGGAAGAGTGAGAACGATACGGTGGGGACCCAGGATCATCGATCTCGACATCGTATTCTATGAAGATCTTGTTCTCAGCGAAGAAGACCTCATAATACCCCATCCCGATGCGCACAACAGAACGTTTGTCCTGGAACCACTGTGCGAGATAGCTCCAGATTTAATCCATCCTGTGATGGGAAAGACAGTGAGAGAACTACTGGAAGATCTCAGACGACGAAGATAG
- a CDS encoding RNA-guided endonuclease InsQ/TnpB family protein has protein sequence MSRYVIRTYKVPVPVELYPLCSELNRIAARIYNKTMSLVKKIKNKKGFWLSPNTAQKYILRWSSAIDIHTHSKQAMVQLYFQALNSYFVAVKTNPHAKPPYKRKNFLPFIWKNQAIKLLPDGKVKLSMGRNREPFVIPTTLPAGTTIRQAKLVYEAGRYYLHLAIEVKSEHKRGQSQKVMSVDVGILRPITCFDGSEVISYHGGVLNSILRYRNKRLADIQRALSRCQKGSRRYKKLSRAKRRVLYKTRNQINDVLHKITSHFIGLCVQKNIGTIVVGDITNIRERTNGNDNFNQKLHQWAFRKLMSQIEYKAQIFGIEVVRISEAHTSKTCPVCGTQNRPSGRNYKCAGCGFEYHRDGVGAINIWKRYLGTKSQVVAGLAPARGVRFNPHLCGHGAISAPWKAA, from the coding sequence GTGTCAAGATATGTGATCAGAACCTACAAAGTCCCTGTGCCGGTGGAATTGTATCCTTTGTGTTCCGAGCTGAACAGGATCGCCGCTCGGATCTACAACAAAACCATGTCGCTGGTCAAAAAGATCAAAAACAAGAAAGGTTTTTGGCTCTCACCGAACACAGCGCAAAAATACATCCTTCGCTGGTCGAGCGCTATCGATATCCACACTCACTCCAAACAAGCCATGGTCCAGCTGTACTTTCAGGCACTCAATAGCTACTTTGTTGCAGTCAAAACAAATCCACATGCAAAACCGCCATACAAGAGGAAAAATTTTCTGCCGTTCATTTGGAAAAATCAAGCCATCAAGCTTTTGCCAGATGGGAAGGTCAAGCTCTCGATGGGACGCAATCGAGAGCCATTTGTAATCCCCACAACGTTGCCAGCCGGTACAACAATCAGGCAAGCCAAGTTGGTTTACGAAGCCGGCCGGTATTATCTTCACCTTGCGATAGAGGTGAAGAGTGAGCACAAGAGAGGCCAAAGCCAGAAAGTTATGTCCGTAGACGTCGGAATACTCCGCCCGATAACCTGTTTCGATGGTTCTGAGGTGATTTCATATCACGGTGGTGTTCTCAACAGCATACTCAGATACCGAAACAAAAGACTAGCAGATATTCAGCGGGCTTTGAGTCGATGCCAAAAGGGCTCACGAAGGTATAAAAAACTGTCGAGAGCCAAAAGAAGGGTGCTGTACAAGACGAGAAACCAAATCAACGACGTGCTCCACAAAATCACGAGCCACTTCATCGGTTTATGCGTGCAAAAGAACATAGGCACCATTGTCGTCGGAGACATTACGAACATAAGAGAACGCACAAACGGCAACGATAATTTCAATCAAAAACTGCACCAATGGGCCTTCAGAAAGCTCATGAGCCAGATAGAATACAAAGCGCAAATATTCGGCATCGAGGTCGTGCGCATTTCTGAAGCGCATACAAGCAAAACGTGTCCTGTATGCGGCACTCAAAACAGGCCGTCTGGACGAAATTACAAGTGCGCCGGCTGCGGTTTTGAGTATCACAGGGACGGAGTGGGAGCAATCAACATTTGGAAAAGGTATCTTGGGACGAAGTCCCAAGTAGTAGCGGGCTTGGCACCCGCCAGAGGTGTGAGGTTTAACCCGCACCTCTGTGGCCATGGAGCGATTAGCGCTCCATGGAAGGCAGCCTAA
- the queD gene encoding 6-carboxytetrahydropterin synthase QueD has protein sequence MILVKKFSFEAAHNLTRYLGKCERLHGHTYRLVVKIEGPLNEEEMVMDFAELKKIVEELVISKLDHSYLNDMFDQPTTERVAIWIWDQLSKEMEKRGVRLHEIELWETETSGVVYRGEKV, from the coding sequence ATGATCTTGGTGAAGAAATTTTCTTTTGAAGCCGCACACAATCTGACCAGGTACCTTGGAAAGTGTGAGAGACTCCACGGTCACACCTACAGACTCGTTGTTAAGATAGAAGGTCCTCTGAACGAAGAAGAGATGGTCATGGATTTTGCCGAGCTGAAAAAAATCGTCGAAGAGCTGGTTATTTCTAAACTCGATCACTCGTATCTCAACGACATGTTCGACCAGCCCACCACGGAAAGAGTAGCGATATGGATATGGGATCAGCTCTCAAAAGAGATGGAAAAACGCGGTGTCAGGCTCCACGAGATAGAACTGTGGGAGACAGAAACGAGCGGTGTTGTGTACAGGGGTGAGAAGGTTTGA
- the tnpA gene encoding IS200/IS605 family transposase — protein sequence MTEKQPRKPFRFRGTGKRLACWSCSCYDWVLSLSIQPDHVHLFVSAPPRLAPAQIVNLFKGVSSKKLLEKFPHLRTREGLWSRTYYVGSVGTVSEETIRRYIEECQDM from the coding sequence GTGACAGAAAAACAGCCTCGCAAGCCCTTCCGCTTCAGGGGAACGGGTAAGAGGCTTGCTTGTTGGTCATGTTCGTGTTATGATTGGGTGTTGTCGCTATCGATCCAACCGGATCATGTGCATCTTTTTGTTTCTGCGCCTCCTCGGTTAGCTCCGGCACAAATAGTCAACCTGTTCAAAGGGGTGTCTTCAAAAAAGCTTCTCGAAAAATTCCCGCACCTGAGAACAAGAGAAGGATTGTGGAGCAGAACATACTATGTGGGCTCAGTGGGCACCGTTTCAGAAGAAACCATCAGGAGGTACATTGAAGAGTGTCAAGATATGTGA